A section of the Pyxidicoccus xibeiensis genome encodes:
- a CDS encoding 3'-5' exonuclease family protein, translating into MKIWSFDTETHRKRGGLISPPLVCGSIATREPGSERLLDKAQTRHFFSNTIADPDVHLVGANLTYDLGVMAADNPRLIAPIFDALDAGRLHDVAIREALIDIARCLHGVDPTTGRKLDDDEGARYPLALLVKRKTLYEPIRLKQVRGAHRESAADPPCRSGRVQPR; encoded by the coding sequence TTGAAGATTTGGTCGTTTGACACTGAGACCCACCGTAAGCGCGGGGGACTGATTTCGCCTCCGCTCGTGTGCGGCAGCATTGCGACGCGCGAGCCCGGAAGTGAGCGCCTACTCGACAAGGCGCAGACTCGGCACTTTTTCAGCAACACGATCGCCGACCCCGACGTTCACCTCGTCGGCGCAAACCTCACTTACGACCTCGGGGTGATGGCTGCGGACAACCCGCGGCTGATTGCTCCCATCTTCGACGCGCTCGACGCGGGCCGGCTGCATGACGTGGCCATTCGCGAAGCGTTGATCGACATCGCGAGGTGCCTGCACGGCGTAGACCCGACGACCGGGCGCAAGCTCGACGATGACGAAGGCGCCCGCTACCCGCTCGCGCTGCTCGTGAAGCGGAAGACGCTCTATGAGCCGATCCGGTTGAAGCAGGTGCGGGGGGCACATCGGGAAAGCGCTGCGGATCCGCCGTGCCGCTCTGGTAGAGTCCAGCCCCGGTAA
- a CDS encoding tyrosine-type recombinase/integrase, which produces MSVRLRRWKNKAGKSEEAWTVDVVFQFLDGREKRVTKTSPVQTRRGAEQYERELRASLLNGTFGKEKCGEESAITLAEFTPRFLTYSENNNKHSSVVSKGQILADHVVPFFGKMALTSIGPAEIEDFKALMRKKMSAARARKEAPTKAAIRKRQDVEAKPLSLKTINNVLNVLHKLLTLAEEQRVIPQAPRVKLFGKVPKAAFDFLNFDEAERLVAAADPEWRPVLLVALKAGLRLGELIGLQWTDLDWQRSTLHVRRTIWRGVEGLPKGGRERAVELPASVVDALKAHRHLRGRFVFCHEDGLQLTEGTLKAPLRRALRAAGITREQGQIGWHDLRHTYGSHLAMKGVPLKVIQELMGHATIEMTMRYAHLSPETRKQAVAVLDAPFATARDIDATRLEGAANQP; this is translated from the coding sequence ATGAGCGTCAGGCTGCGGCGGTGGAAGAACAAGGCAGGGAAGTCTGAGGAGGCATGGACCGTGGACGTGGTGTTTCAGTTTCTGGACGGGAGGGAGAAGCGAGTCACTAAGACTTCGCCCGTGCAGACCCGTCGCGGCGCTGAGCAATACGAACGCGAGCTGCGGGCCTCCCTCCTCAACGGGACTTTCGGAAAGGAGAAGTGCGGCGAGGAAAGCGCGATCACGCTCGCGGAGTTCACCCCGCGTTTCCTCACCTACAGCGAGAACAACAACAAACATTCGAGCGTCGTCAGCAAGGGGCAGATCCTTGCCGACCATGTCGTTCCGTTCTTCGGGAAGATGGCGCTCACGAGCATCGGCCCGGCCGAGATCGAAGACTTCAAGGCGCTGATGCGGAAGAAGATGTCAGCAGCTCGCGCCCGGAAGGAAGCCCCCACAAAGGCGGCGATTCGGAAGCGGCAGGACGTAGAGGCCAAGCCCCTGAGCTTGAAGACCATCAACAACGTTCTGAACGTGCTTCACAAGCTGCTGACGCTCGCGGAAGAGCAGCGGGTCATCCCGCAGGCCCCGCGCGTGAAGCTCTTCGGGAAGGTGCCGAAGGCTGCCTTCGACTTCCTGAACTTCGACGAAGCCGAGCGGCTTGTCGCCGCCGCTGACCCGGAGTGGCGTCCCGTGCTGCTCGTCGCCCTCAAGGCGGGGCTGCGGCTGGGGGAGCTAATCGGGCTCCAGTGGACCGACCTGGACTGGCAGCGGAGCACCCTTCACGTTCGCCGGACTATCTGGCGCGGGGTGGAGGGCTTGCCGAAGGGCGGGCGCGAGCGGGCGGTCGAGCTGCCTGCGTCCGTGGTGGATGCCCTCAAGGCACACCGCCACCTTCGGGGCCGCTTCGTGTTCTGCCACGAGGACGGACTGCAGCTCACCGAAGGGACGTTGAAGGCGCCGCTACGTCGGGCGCTCCGGGCGGCGGGCATCACCCGCGAGCAGGGGCAAATCGGCTGGCACGACCTGCGGCACACCTACGGGAGCCACCTCGCGATGAAGGGGGTTCCGCTGAAGGTGATTCAGGAGCTGATGGGGCACGCGACCATCGAAATGACGATGCGCTACGCCCACCTGAGCCCCGAGACCCGGAAGCAGGCTGTCGCGGTGCTCGACGCGCCCTTTGCGACGGCACGCGACATAGACGCAACACGGCTGGAAGGTGCTGCTAACCAGCCGTGA